Genomic window (Shewanella psychropiezotolerans):
AAATTCGGTACTAGCCCCGCCAATATCAATAACTAAGCGCCGACCCTCGCCACAAGTCGTGGCCACCATGCCTTGATAGATCAGCTCGGCTTCACGCATGCCTGTGATAATTTCTATGGGATGACCTAAGATGGGTAAGGCTCGGTGACAAAATTCATCAGAATTGGCTATATTTCGTAGAGTCGCTGTCGCGATCACCGCGATATTCTCACTATTGACGCCCTCTTTCTCGAGCATCTCGGCAAACATGGACAAGCAGTCCAGTCCACGCAAGAGCACCTCTTCACTCAGGGAACCATTGTCCTGTATCCCTTCGGCTAGACGTACTTTACGCTTGTACTTAGCAATAATTTTGGGCTGGCCTACCACTGTTTCGGCGACCAGCATATTAAAACTATTAGAACCTAAGGTAATAGCCGCATAGCGAGGTGTTGTCATCTTCTAATACGAGTTTTATGAATGTCTGCGGGTCTTATCGTGACGGCGAGGTGCGCTGTTACGATTACCATTTCGACTTCCATTAGAACGACCCGAACCACCCCGTCCTTGAGGACGGCTGTTATGCTTTCTATGAACTCTAATCGGTGCTGGAATATCTTCAAGCAGCGCAGTATTGTCATAGTTAGACACAGGTATAGAGTGAGTAATATACTCTTCAATCGCCGGTAGATTCAATGCATATTCTTCACAGGCAAAACTAATAGATACACCTTTCTTACCCGCACGACCGGTACGACCAATACGATGAACGTAATCTTCACAGTCATCGGGAAGATCGTAGTTGTATACATGGGATACATCAGAGATATGCAGACCACGAGCCGCTACATCGGTAGCAACTAAGAAGTCCAGCTCACCGGTTGTGAACTGTTCAAGAATACGAATACGTTTCTTCTGTGGCACATCACCAGTAAGCAAGCCAACACGATGACCGTCACCCGATAACCAAGACCAGACATTTTCGCAGCTGTGCTTGGTATTAGAGAAAACGATCGCCTTCTCTGGCCAGTCTTCTTCAATAAGTGACAACAGGAGACGCATCTTCTCATCCATAGATGGATAAAAGATCTCTTCCTTGATGTTCTTAGAGGTTTTTTCGTTCGGCGCGATAACGACTTTTTCAGGCTCATTCATATGATCATAAGCCAGCTCCTGCACCTTCATAGAAAGGGTTGCAGAGAACAGCATGTTCAGACGCGACTTAGCATCTGGCATACGTCTAAATAGAAAGCGTATATCTTTAATAAAACCAAGATCGAACATACGATCGGCTTCATCTAGCACAACAGCTTGAATCGCGCTCAGATTAATGATGCCCTGACGGACGTAATCGATAATACGTCCCGTGGTACCGATAAGTATATCGATACCCTTGTCTAGCACCTTACGCTGAACTTCATAGCTTTCACCACCATAGACAATACCGACTTTCAAACCGGTATGTTTTGCCAATAGCGTCGCATCTTTTGCGATTTGGATAGCCAGCTCACGAGTCGGCGCCATGATCATAGCGCGCGGCTGATTTAGCTGACGACCTTCAGGAATAGGAGTGGTTAGCAGATGTTCAAAAGTCGCCACAAGGAAAGCCAAAGTCTTTCCTGTTCCAGTCTGTGCTTGACCCGCGATATCTTTTTTCTGCAAAAGGATCGGTAATGATGCTGCTTGAATAGGCGTGCAAAATTCAAAGCCGCTCTCGTTAAGTGCTGTTTTTATCCCTTCATGAAGGGAAAAGTCGGCAAACTTCTGATTAGATAAATGTGTTTCGCTCATAGCGGCAGCATACCAGTTGGGGTTGCAATAAGAAACTCAATCGTTTGAAATAGCGACTAATTATAAAAAGTACTTTTAAAGGTTATTAAAATTACCTTGAAAAGTTATTTTTCAGACCCAATATACAGGTTAAGCCATTAACAAACCAGCGATGGCACCCTAACTGGAGAACATCATGAGCGACAAGATAGTACAATTAAGTGACGACAGCTTCGAAAATGACGTAATAAAATCAGAACTACCTGTAGTAGTAGATTTTTGGGCTGAGTGGTGTGGCCCTTGTAAAATGATTGCGCCAATCTTAGATGACGTAGCCGAAGACTATGCAGGTAAAGTCACTATAGCTAAACTCAATGTCGATCAAAACAGCGTATCTCCAGCTAAGTATGGTGTTCGTGGTATCCCTACACTACTTATTTTCAAGAACGGCGAATTGGCAGGCACTAAAGTTGGCGCACTGTCTAAGACTCAATTAAAAGAGTTTATCGACGCTCAACTATAAATGGCGTAAAGCCTATACCCAGAATATAGGCAGCCCAGCTGTATGCCGTCTGTACGTAAACGGATACGAAAAGTGTGAAATGGCGGCAGATACTGGGGATATAGTGATACCTGACACAGGTTATTTATTAAATTGTGTCAGGTTATACTAAAATCCTAGACGCACAGTCGCTATAGTGCTACTTTAATAACCAGACACTTTCTATTAACCCACATCTAGCTATTCGTTCAACATTCACATTGTACTTACACACTCTATGATCGCTTGATCACAAATAGCATTACCTCGCATAAAAAGACCCACCAAGATGAATTTATCAGAATTAAAAGACACGTCGATTTCAGACTTAGTAAAGCTAGCCCAAGAGATGAAAGTTGAAAATACCGCCCGTGCTCGTAAGCAGGACATCATATTTTCAATCCTAAAAGCCCACGCCAAAAGCGGTGAAGATATCTTTGGTGGTGGTGTACTCGAAATTCTGCAGGATGGATTTGGTTTCCTTCGTAGCGGAGATGCTTCTTACCTTGCCGGCCCAGATGACATCTATGTGTCTCCGAGTCAGATCCGTCGCTTCAGCATGCGAACCGGTGATACCATCTTCGGTAAGATCAGACCTCCAAAAGAGGGTGAGCGTTATTTTGCGCTGCTGAAAGTATCTGAAGTCAACTATGACAAGCCTGAAAACTCCCGCAACAAAATCTTATTCGAAAACCTGACCCCACTGCATGCCGAAGAGCGCCTGCGTATGGAACGTGGTAATGGTTCGACCGAAGATATTACTTCAAGAATTCTCGATCTATGTTCACCTATAGGTAAGGGTCAACGTGGCCTGATTGTTGCGCCGCCAAAGGCTGGTAAGACATTATTGCTACAGAACATGGCTCAAAGCATCACTCACAATAACCCGGATGTGGTATTGATGGTGCTACTTATCGATGAGCGTCCGGAAGAAGTTACCGAGATGCAGCGCATGGTTAAAGGTGAAGTCATAGCTTCAACCTTCGATGAGCCAGCCAGCCGTCATGTACAGGTAGCCGAGATGGTTATCGAAAAAGCCAAACGTCTGGTTGAGCATAAGAAAGACGTGGTCATTCTGCTGGATTCGATCACTCGTCTTGCTCGTGCATACAACACAGTTATTCCATCATCGGGTAAAGTTCTTACCGGTGGTGTCGATGCCAACGCCCTGCACCGTCCTAAGCGTTTCTTCGGTGCGGCACGTAACATCGAACATGGTGGCAGCTTAACCATCATAGCAACGGCACTTGTCGATACTGGCTCTAAGATGGATGAAGTTATCTACGAAGAGTTTAAAGGTACCGGTAACCAAGAGTTACACCTGTCCCGTAAAGCTGCCGAAAAGCGTGTCTTCCCAGCTATCGATTTCAATCGCTCTGGTACTCGTCGTGAAGAGAAACTCACGACGCCTGAAGAGCTGCAGAAGATGTGGATCCTACGTAAGATCCTTAATCCTATGGATGAAGTCACAGGCATGGAGTTCCTTATCGACAAGTTAGCCTTAACCAAGACTAACGAAGAGTTCTTCAACGCAATGAGAGGCGGTGGTAAAGGCTAATCCCTTTTCCTCTATTTCTTGTAAGACATAGCGATTAGAACTAACAATAAAAAAGCCGCACTCGTTGCGGCTTTTTTATGTCTGGACTTCTTGTAATAAGAGTTATGTCTATTTTCCATGCACTCTTGTCATAAGAGTTGTGAAAATCTACCTAGGAACTAGATTCTAGCCCCTCATATCTAATCGCAGCTTACACCTTGCTCTAAGCATATCTCTAAGCAAGAGAATAACCGGTGTGACATGCTCTCTTCCCGGGCAAACCAGATAGAGGTCAGCACCCTCTCCCTCAAAATCCTTCAGCATAGGGACGAGTCTTCCCCTTAATATATCTTCACCAAGATCCAAAGCAGATTTATATACGACCCCTTGCCTGCCACGGCCCAACGACGTGCAACTTCGGCGTCATTACAGGTTCGATTACCTGTGACTCTCACCTTAAACTCACGGCCATTTTTAGTGAAGCGCCACTGGTCATGAGTTCGCTCATCTAACATAAAGAACAAGCAGTTATGATCTGATAGTTGCTCGATAGATGTGATCTCACCATGTTTAGCAATATATTCCGGGGAGGCACACAACAGCCTCTTCACCTTAGCTATCTGAAATGCGACTAAGGAGGAGTCCTTTGGCGTACCTATACGAAGTGCGACATCTATCTTGTCATGATAAAAATCTGAGAGGGTATCACCAATATGCAGCCTGAATTTAAGCTGGGGATATTCATCCATGAAGTCATCGAGCCAGGGAAGTAATACGGTTCGCCCAGTATCGGAAGGCACAGCCAGACTGACGACGCCTGAGATTTTCTCTTTCACATCATCGATAGCCTGCTGTCCTAAACTCAAATCCGCCAACGCCCTGCGACAATGGATCAGATAACGCTCGCCCGTATCCGTCAGCCTGAGGCTCCGCGTGCTTCGAATAAATAAACTGGTTTCGAGTTGCTTCTCCAGTCGTTTCAACGCGGCGCTGGCCGCTGCAGGAGAGAGTTCCAGCTCAGTCGCAGCCGCGGTAATGCTACCGCAGTCGGCAACCCGAACAAAAAGCATAAGATCGTTTATTTGCATTCGTCTTTCTCAAAGTAAGTTTTTCAGCTTCCACTTCACCGATGCTATCGGCTCTTCGACAAAAAAGAAAGCCTGCTTGAAGCAGGCTTTGGGGCTAGACAGAGTATGCAGGAAACTAAAACTGAGCCATTGCCATCTTACGGCGCAAATACGCTATCTGCTGCATATGGGGCAAGTCCTTGGGACAATTATCCTGACAACCGAGTAGGGTCATGCAGCCAAACACACCATCCTGGTTACCTATGACATGATAAAAATCTTCTGTACTGCGACTATCTCGACTATCGAGCTCGAATCTGGCCAGCTTCATCATGCCCACAGCGCCGACAAAGGTCTCTCGCATCTGCTTAGTGGCACAAGCAGATACACAGACACCACATTCGACGCAGCGCTCAAGCTCATAGAGTTTAGCCGCCTCTTGCGGAGACATAGGTATTTCGAGCCTATGAACGTCGGCATCTTCACTCATTGGGTGTAGCCAAAGCTTAAGTCGTTCAGCTAGTTCACGCATAAACTTGCCGGTGTTCACCGAGAGATCGCCTATCAGCTCGAAGCCAGGCAGAGGCATCAAGGTTATTTCCCCTTTGGGGTAATTCTTGGTCAAGGTTCGACATGCCAGAGTCGGAAAGCCATTGATCACCATGGCGCAACTACCACAAATACCTGCACGACAGACAAAATCAAACTGCAGAGAGGTATCTTGATGCTCACGTAGCATGTTCAGCGTGATAAACACTGTCATGCCAGGCGTCTCTTCAATTTGATACTTCACCATCTTGGGCTTATCACCCACTTCTTGTGGATCATATCTGAAGATATTAAATGTTAAGGTACGACCCTTAGTCTCTATTTGGCTCATTCAACTGTTTCTCCCACTTTTTCCACACACTCGCCGCTTTCGGTCAAGTTATCACTTAAGCGTTCATTTTTAGGCTGTAGAGCCTTGGGAACTTCGTAGGGCATAATTGCATTTTGCCTCTGATAACGATCGGCATCTTCTCCAAGCTCGCTGATGATGTCGGCGATCTCCTGCTCCCGCTTTTCTGTATCAGGATGAGTAATAGCATTGTCGATACCGTATCCTCGATACCCAGGGGGCAGCTCCATCTTCATCACATCCAGCTGCTCATAACTCAGCTCTGGCGAGAGTGCATTCTCATCAGGCCAGCTCGAAAGCGTTCTATTCAACCAGTCTTTATCGTTTCTTTGGGGGAAGTCTTCTCGAGCGTGGGCACCGCGGCTTTCTGTACGTGCGGCCGCGCCGCATGCCACAGTGAGTGCAACTTTAATCATGCGCTTCACCCTAAGCGCTTCGACCAATTCAGGATTGGCATGACGCTTGCTACATTTAAGGCCAATATCACGCGAGCGTTCCAGTAGCCCTTGGAGCTCAGAAACCGCTTTATCGAGTTCAATACCATTGCGGAAAATACCCACATAATCCATCATGATCCTTTGCATCTCTTTCCTGAGCACAAACGGGCTCTCTGTTCCACCGCCTTCAATCAGATCATCAATTTCGTCGCGTACCTTATCAACAAACGACTCAGCGAGATTTGTATCGATCTCTAAGCTATTTTCTTGACAGAAATCGGCAACATATTTACCGATAATCATGCCACCGACGACGGTTTCCGCCAGCGAGTTACCACCTAGTCGATTGAAGCCATGCATGTCCCAGCACGCAGCCTCACCGACACTAAACAAGCCTTTGAGTTGAGGATTTTGACCCGTTTTATCGGTACGAATCCCTCCCATAGAATAATGTTGAGTCGGGCGAACCGGGATCCACTCCTTAGCAGGGTCAATCCCCAGGAAATTCTCACATATCTCTTTCACTTCACGCAGATTAGTTTCAACATGTTTACGACCAAGAAGCGTAATATCGAGCCACAAATGCGGACCATAGGGACTATCAACCCCCTTGCCCTTACGCATATGCTCAGTCATGCGACGAGAAACCACATCACGGGAAGCCAGTTCTTTCTTCTCAGGCTCGTAATCCGGCATAAACCTATGGCCATCTTTATCTCTTAGCAAGCCACCGTCACCGCGACAACCTTCGGTCGTCAGAATGCCAACAGGCACGATGGCAGTCGGATGGAACTGTACCGCTTCCATATTGCCAAGTTTGGCAACGCCAGTTTCCAAGGCGAGCGCCTGGCCGATGCCTTCGCAGATGATGGCATTGGTCGATACTTCATAAATCCTGCCGTAACCGCCAGTAGCAATAGTGGTCGATTTGCCGATATAGGCTCTTAGCTCTCCGGTTACCAGGCAGCGTGCTACAACACCGTGACAACGCTTACCATCATGAATGATTGCCAAAGCTTCGACACGTTCATGGACAGGAATATCCATCGAAATTGCCTTGTTATCGACCGCATAAAGCAAGGAATGTCCGGTACCATCTGCGGTATAACAGGTACGCCATTTCTTAGTACCACCGAAGTCGCGGGCGTTGATCAAACCATGAGCTTCTTTGGCCTCTTCTATGGTGACCTTTTCCGCATTCACCACGACCTGTCTTGGGCCTTCTGTGATCCGAGTCCAAGGTACGCCCCAGTTTGCCAGCTCTCTTACAGCCTTTGGGGCACAGTGAGCAAACATACGCGCGACATCCTGATCGCAACCCCAGTCGGAACCCTTTACCGTATCCTGAAAATGAATATCTTCATCATCACCCATTCCTTTCACGGTATTACCCAGACTCGCTTGCATGCCCCCTTGCGCTGCAGCGGAATGTGACCGCTTAGCAGGAATGAGAGAAAGCACTAGAGTATCGAGTCCGCGCTCCTTGGAGGCGATGGCAACTCGTAAGCCAGCCAATCCGGCTCCAACCACTAAAGAATCGGTATATATCAGTTTCACACTTGCTCCTTTTAAAGCCTAGGGTTCTGGTTTTTTAAGTTTTAAGCCGTAAGTTCTAAGTTTTAAGCCGTAAGTTCAAAGTAATAAGAGCTGAAGGTTAAAGCTAAGACGACGGCCTTCGGCCTATCGCTACGCGGACGGCTACGCCTATTCGAAGGACTAGGCCCCGATAGCGCTAGCAGCATCTTTCCTGTAGGAGGGTGCTTTAACCCCGATATTCATGGGTGTATTCTCTCCCCTGTAGGAGGGTGCTTTAGCCCCGATGTTCATGGGTTTATTCCCTCCCGGCTAAAGCCAGTCCTACAACTCTGCATCATCCAATTGCCCTAGGGTCTCCCCCCTAGGAACTCGGACCTTCTCTTACAATTATGCATAGGGTAAAAAAGCCAATAATGATGCCAATCCAATCAAAACAAAGATGACACTAATGATATTTTTTATCTTTTTCATACGTGCGCGGGTATTCAAGTCTCTGGCCACCCCCCACTTTATCGCTACCCGGTAAATACCGATGGCGGCATGTAATTCAACACTCAACAACAACGGCAGATATAAGAGCCAAACCCCATCGTTCCAGATCCTGCTCGCCGAGCCCGATGGGCCTATGGTTGCTGGCGCCGAGCCGATAAGCCAAAGGTGCACCGGCAGTAAGAC
Coding sequences:
- the rhlB gene encoding ATP-dependent RNA helicase RhlB, whose translation is MSETHLSNQKFADFSLHEGIKTALNESGFEFCTPIQAASLPILLQKKDIAGQAQTGTGKTLAFLVATFEHLLTTPIPEGRQLNQPRAMIMAPTRELAIQIAKDATLLAKHTGLKVGIVYGGESYEVQRKVLDKGIDILIGTTGRIIDYVRQGIINLSAIQAVVLDEADRMFDLGFIKDIRFLFRRMPDAKSRLNMLFSATLSMKVQELAYDHMNEPEKVVIAPNEKTSKNIKEEIFYPSMDEKMRLLLSLIEEDWPEKAIVFSNTKHSCENVWSWLSGDGHRVGLLTGDVPQKKRIRILEQFTTGELDFLVATDVAARGLHISDVSHVYNYDLPDDCEDYVHRIGRTGRAGKKGVSISFACEEYALNLPAIEEYITHSIPVSNYDNTALLEDIPAPIRVHRKHNSRPQGRGGSGRSNGSRNGNRNSAPRRHDKTRRHS
- the trxA gene encoding thioredoxin TrxA — protein: MSDKIVQLSDDSFENDVIKSELPVVVDFWAEWCGPCKMIAPILDDVAEDYAGKVTIAKLNVDQNSVSPAKYGVRGIPTLLIFKNGELAGTKVGALSKTQLKEFIDAQL
- the rho gene encoding transcription termination factor Rho; the protein is MNLSELKDTSISDLVKLAQEMKVENTARARKQDIIFSILKAHAKSGEDIFGGGVLEILQDGFGFLRSGDASYLAGPDDIYVSPSQIRRFSMRTGDTIFGKIRPPKEGERYFALLKVSEVNYDKPENSRNKILFENLTPLHAEERLRMERGNGSTEDITSRILDLCSPIGKGQRGLIVAPPKAGKTLLLQNMAQSITHNNPDVVLMVLLIDERPEEVTEMQRMVKGEVIASTFDEPASRHVQVAEMVIEKAKRLVEHKKDVVILLDSITRLARAYNTVIPSSGKVLTGGVDANALHRPKRFFGAARNIEHGGSLTIIATALVDTGSKMDEVIYEEFKGTGNQELHLSRKAAEKRVFPAIDFNRSGTRREEKLTTPEELQKMWILRKILNPMDEVTGMEFLIDKLALTKTNEEFFNAMRGGGKG
- a CDS encoding fumarate reductase iron-sulfur subunit yields the protein MSQIETKGRTLTFNIFRYDPQEVGDKPKMVKYQIEETPGMTVFITLNMLREHQDTSLQFDFVCRAGICGSCAMVINGFPTLACRTLTKNYPKGEITLMPLPGFELIGDLSVNTGKFMRELAERLKLWLHPMSEDADVHRLEIPMSPQEAAKLYELERCVECGVCVSACATKQMRETFVGAVGMMKLARFELDSRDSRSTEDFYHVIGNQDGVFGCMTLLGCQDNCPKDLPHMQQIAYLRRKMAMAQF
- a CDS encoding fumarate reductase flavoprotein subunit translates to MKLIYTDSLVVGAGLAGLRVAIASKERGLDTLVLSLIPAKRSHSAAAQGGMQASLGNTVKGMGDDEDIHFQDTVKGSDWGCDQDVARMFAHCAPKAVRELANWGVPWTRITEGPRQVVVNAEKVTIEEAKEAHGLINARDFGGTKKWRTCYTADGTGHSLLYAVDNKAISMDIPVHERVEALAIIHDGKRCHGVVARCLVTGELRAYIGKSTTIATGGYGRIYEVSTNAIICEGIGQALALETGVAKLGNMEAVQFHPTAIVPVGILTTEGCRGDGGLLRDKDGHRFMPDYEPEKKELASRDVVSRRMTEHMRKGKGVDSPYGPHLWLDITLLGRKHVETNLREVKEICENFLGIDPAKEWIPVRPTQHYSMGGIRTDKTGQNPQLKGLFSVGEAACWDMHGFNRLGGNSLAETVVGGMIIGKYVADFCQENSLEIDTNLAESFVDKVRDEIDDLIEGGGTESPFVLRKEMQRIMMDYVGIFRNGIELDKAVSELQGLLERSRDIGLKCSKRHANPELVEALRVKRMIKVALTVACGAAARTESRGAHAREDFPQRNDKDWLNRTLSSWPDENALSPELSYEQLDVMKMELPPGYRGYGIDNAITHPDTEKREQEIADIISELGEDADRYQRQNAIMPYEVPKALQPKNERLSDNLTESGECVEKVGETVE